The following are encoded in a window of Pygocentrus nattereri isolate fPygNat1 chromosome 5, fPygNat1.pri, whole genome shotgun sequence genomic DNA:
- the lrrc9 gene encoding leucine-rich repeat-containing protein 9, which produces MTQSEKLGHSGDEDVIKELCVCNGVCFERVSQEGSGITALEMFFSGFPRMVGFFLFPRLSRLTIMGQSITKIQSLDSCPSLTELWVAECQLKEISGLENCLQLQKLFLYDNKISKISSLELLINLQVLWLNSNCVSEIEGLSTLENLKELNLADNLIQNIGHSLDQNSSLQILNLSGNKISSFKELTRLTRLSKLRELSLKDPQSSPNPVCVLCNYSTHILYHIPTLHRLDSHDVSSKTIKDLAESTVMKKMMYYNMRVRYVQRRFDETEAKLQQQKKQRMQRPEQSIKTLSYTLKHLELELSEILATGRKGVCPEGAGLHWDQNSEPVEPGHKQRVQHKLTAIRERIKTWEQRMEEVEACFQRDVTQASDRKELMTHFLVMELETVGNIRFEEGNTSDAWFSSCYDLLLSRFCVWDYKLYNITGIKINQIIRVHNRALRLRFEDKLHFLLTSDEPPFFSQNYKRCMEYLFYVPDPGRSTEANEALHILENGFKSADSYKVPCGDRAVPLSNSLSACEQLHMRSTQRSATKHRARSPVDPPLLTHGELIVCKVFLGHSVPAVDGVPVKSDLYPKAQSVYRKANTNQPTTNQEAPARVCSSDLQGRCDCSQRQTVWYIFDHELILPEYLIDFEYITQETPQLSKPCASGPDAPVAPADAPPLPCDDQALNEEALDLEPVLKPQPKLLSLDEKSILTAARANVLSQITVLNLHGNSLSKMKEISCLTALRHLTISFNEFTHLDDISHMPNLEFVDASFNRIVSLEGLRGLGRLTQLDLRWNQLTCMRDDAAVLRKHTPSLLRLDTRHNPWTTQGERVRMEVLGRLKTLTHLDGVLVTEEEAAAALTSTPSKISTACLLAHSRVETDRPRCLSLLPAAQLLTQLQPSPWTHSAQLQLDWTSKITALNLDSQRLSRITNLDKLVNLRWASFNNNELNRIEGLEHCPLLEELSLNHNNISSLDGVCKLQRLTRLSVNSNKLQCLDASVLEHLPNLHFLSAERNRISSLHGVQRSRSLFELYVGNNNISTSRDIYHLKALTSLIILDLYGNPLVEKLEHYRVYVIFHLPSLKALDGIAVEVSECENAKDVFGGRLTPDMVTEKLGHSNYKEITDLELTGCGIRMVDLLPADLFVNLHCVNLERNNLTSFSGLIYLPNVKALCLNYNHIESILPRQKAQTHLSSRQALYHKVHSSGYGQQNSRTSREALCDTLEPLMSSLEVLHLSYNSISNLSELQLSRLTNLRALFLQGNDIAQVEGLEGLRCLRELVLDRNRLRSLSVSSFSSQVALLELRMSENRLRDLGHLHSLGQLRSLHLDNNKLQDIAELEKLAVLPSLIELSVVGNPVARRSLHRPVLVLRLPGLQVLDGITITLEERTRAELMLTEGQYPVPPALGVEVVFPGLSPLIRTAARGSSGLQHDVLITANLEDTHHSNKYKKQRAGRSHSRSAQSDSRHRAGLNGHRIYIGYPTDPDSRFHSHGGPKPPPL; this is translated from the exons ATGACTCAAAGTGAAAAGCTGGGGCACAGTGGAGACGAAGACGTTATCAAGGAGCTG TGTGTCTGTAACGGAGTGTGCTTTGAGAGGGTTTCTCAGGAAGGGAGTGGGATAACTGCTCTGGAGATGTTCTTCTCCGGCTTTCCGCGGATGGTGGGATTCTTTCTTTTCCCCAGGTTGTCCAGGCTCACCATTATGGGTCAGAGCATCACAAAGATCCAGAGCCTGGACAGCTGCCCTTCACTCACAGAGCTTTGGGTGGCAGAGTGCCAGCTTAAG GAGATCTCAGGCTTGGAGAACTGCTTGCAGCTGCAGAAGCTTTTTCTCTACGACAACAAGATCAGCAAGATCAGCAGCCTGGAGCTTCTGATAAACCTGCAGGTCCTCTGGCTCAACAGCAACTGCGTCTCTGAGATTGAG gGTCTGAGCACGCTGGAGAACCTGAAGGAGCTGAACCTTGCTGATAATTTAATCCAGAATATTG gGCACAGTCTGGACCAAAATTCCAGTCTCCAAATTCTCAATCTCTCAGGAAACAAGATCAGCTCGTTTAAG GAGCTGACCCGGCTGACCCGTCTGAGTAAACTGAGAGAACTGAGCCTGAAGGATCCGCAGTCCAGCCCAAACCCGGTGTGCGTGCTGTGCAACTATTCCACACACATTCTCTACCACATCCCCACCCTGCACCGGCTGGACTCACACGACGTCTCCAGCAAAACCATCAAAGACCTTGCTGAG TCCACAGTGATGAAGAAGATGATGTACTATAACATGCGCGTGAGATACGTTCAGAGACGGTTTGACGAGACTGAAgctaaactgcagcagcagaagaagcagcGAATGCAGCGTCCAGAGCAGAGCATCAAAACACTCAGCTACACACTTAAACAT TTGGAGCTGGAACTGTCGGAGATCTTGGCTACAGGCAGAAAGGGGGTGTGTCCTGAGGGGGCGGGGCTTCACTGGGACCAAAACTCGGAGCCTGTAGAGCCTGGACACAAGCAGAGAGTTCAACACAAACTGACCGCCATCAGAGAGAGGATTAAAACCTGGGAACAGAGAATGGAGGA AGTGGAGGCGTGTTTCCAGCGAGACGTCACTCAGGCCTCAGACAGGAAGGAGCTGATGACCCACTTTCTGGTGATGGAGTTGGAGACGGTGGGAAACATTCGTTTTGAGGAGGGAAATACCAGCGATGCCTG gttCAGCTCCTGTTATGACCTCTTGCTCTCTCGTTTCTGTGTCTGGGATTACAAACTCTACAACATCACCGGCATTAAGATCAACCAGATCATTCGGGTCCATAACCGTGCGCTCCGGCTAAGATTCGAGGACAAACTTCACTTCCTGCTGACCAGCGATGAACCGCCATTCTTCTCACA gaACTACAAGCGCTGTATGGAGTATCTGTTCTATGTTCCGGATCCTGGAAGAAGCACAGAGGCTAATGAGGCCCTCCATATTCTGGAGAATGGATTTAAATCAGCTGACAGCTATAAG GTTCCGTGTGGCGACAGAGCGGTTCCTCTCTCCAACAGTCTGAGTGCATGTGAGCAGCTGCATATGAGATCCACTCAGAGATCAGCCACTAAACACAGAGCCAGAAGCCCAGTGGACCCTCCGCTCCTCACCCATG GTGAGCTGATCGTGTGTAAAGTGTTCCTGGGTCACAGCGTTCCGGCGGTAGACGGAGTGCCTGTGAAATCTGACCTCTATCCCAAAGCTCAGTCTGTCTACCGCAAGGCCAACACCAACCAGCCCACCACCAACCAGGAGGCGCCGGCCAGAG tgtgttccTCCGACCTGCAGGGGCGCTGTGACTGCAGTCAGAGACAGACTGTGTGGTACATTTTTGACCACGAGCTCATTCTCCCAGAGTACCTCATTGACTTCGAGTACATCACACAG GAGACGCCCCAGCTGTCTAAGCCCTGTGCCTCAGGCCCTGATGCCCCTGTTGCTCCCGCTGATGCTCCGCCACTGCCCTGTGATGATCAGGCTCTGAATGAAGAAGCGCTGGACCTGGAGCCCGTCCTCAAACCCCAACCCAAGCTGCTCAGCCTGGACGAGAAAAGCATCCTGACAGCAGCCAGAGCCAATGTCCTCAGCCAGATCACT GTGCTGAATCTCCATGGTAACAGCCTGAGCAAGATGAAGGAGATTTCCTGTCTGACGGCGCTGCGCCACCTGACCATCAGCTTTAACGAGTTCACTCATCTGGACGACATCTCACACATG CCCAATCTGGAGTTCGTGGATGCCAGTTTTAACCGGATCGTGTCTCTGGAGGGTCTGCGGGGTCTCGGTCGTCTTACACAGCTGGACCTGCGTTGGAACCAGCTGACCTGCATGAGGGATGACGCAGCTGTCCTTCGCAAACACACACCGTCCCTCCTCCGTCTGGACACGCGCCACAACCCCTGGACTACGCAG GGCGAGCGTGTGCGGATGGAGGTGTTGGGGCGGCTGAAGACGCTCACACACTTGGACGGAGTGTTAGTTACGGAGGAGGAGGCCGCCGCCGCACTGACCAGCACCCCCTCCAAAATCAGCACG GCGTGTCTCCTGGCTCACTCTCGTGTTGAGACTGATCGTCCACGCTGTCTGAGTCTCCTGCCTGCAGCTCAGCTCCTCACACAGCTGCAGCCTTCACCGTGGACACACAGTGCACAGCTCCAGCTGGACTGGACCAGCAAG ATCACAGCTCTGAATCTGGACAGTCAGCGTCTGTCCCGTATCACAAATCTGGATAAGCTGGTGAACCTGCGCTGGGCTTCCTTTAATAATAACGAGCTGAACCGCATCGAGGGTCTGGaacactgccccctgctggaggaGCTGTCCCTCAACCACAACAACATCAGCAGCCTGGATG gtgtgtgtaaGCTGCAGCGTTTGACCCGTCTGAGCGTTAACTCTAATAAGCTGCAGTGTCTGGACGCCTCAGTGCTGGAACACCTGCCTAACCTCCACTTCCTGTCCGCCGAGAGAAACCGGATCTCCTCCCTGCACGGGGTTCAGCGCTCACGCTCCCTGTTCGAACTTTACGTCGGCAACAACAACATCAGCACCTCTCGGGACATCTACCACCTGAAG GCGCTGACCAGCCTGATCATTCTGGACCTGTACGGGAATCCTTTAGTGGAGAAGTTGGAGCATTATCGCGTTTACGTGATATTTCATCTGCCCTCGCTGAAAGCACTGGACGGCATCGCTGTG gaggTGTCTGAGTGTGAGAACGCTAAAGATGTTTTCGGAGGCCGACTCACGCCGGACATGGTGACTGAGaaactgggccattctaactaCAAAGAGATAACTGACCTGGAGCTGACCGGCTGTGGCATCag gatggTGGATCTCCTTCCTGCTGATTTGTTTGTGAATCTGCACTGTGTTAATTTGGAGCGAAACAATCTCACCTCCTTTAGCGGCCTCATCTATCTGCCCAACgtcaag GCTTTGTGTCTGAACTACAACCACATCGAGTCGATTCTCCCACGTCAGAAAGCTCAGACTCACCTCAGCAGCCGACAGGCACTTTACCACAAAGTCCACTCCAGCGGATACGGACAGCAGAACAGCCGAACCAGCAG AGAAGCCCTGTGTGACACTCTGGAGCCGCTGATGTCCAGTTTGGAGGTTCTGCACTTGAGCTACAACAGCATTTCCAACCTGAGTGAACTTCAGCTCAGCAGACTGACCAACCTCAGAGCTCTGTTTCTGCAag gTAATGATATAGCGCAGGTGGAGGGTCTGGAGGGTCTGCGGTGTTTGCGGGAGTTGGTGCTGGACAGGAATCGGTTGAGGTCTTTGAGCGTGAGCTCCTTCAGCTCTCAGGTCGCTCTGCTGGAGCTCCGCATGTCAGAGAACCGCCTCCGCGACCTCGGCCACCTGCACTCGCTCGGCCAGCTGCGCTCGCTCCACCTGGACAACAACAAACTGCAG GACATTGCAGAATTGGAGAAATTGGCGGTTCTTCCATCATTAATAGAGCTGTCTGTAGTGGGCAACCCA GTGGCTCGTCGCAGCCTCCACAGGCCAGTGTTGGTACTGCGTCTCCCTGGCCTGCAGGTGCTGGACGGTATCACGATTACATTGGAGGAACGGACCAGGGCAGAGTTAATGCTGACAGAGGGACAG TACCCCGTTCCTCCAGCATTAGGCGTTGAAGTGGTGTTTCCTGGTTTGTCTCCGCTGATCCGCACTGCTGCCCGGGGCTCCAGCGGCCTTCAGCACGATGTTCTCATCACCGCTAACCTGGAGGATACGCACCACAgcaataaat ATAAGAAGCAGCGAGCTGGAAGATCTCATTCCCGCAGCGCGCAGAGCGACAGCCGACACAGAGCCGGACTCAACGGCCACAGGATCTACATCGGCTACCCTACCGACCCCGACAGCAG GTTCCACAGTCACGGTGGACCCAAACCTCCCCCACTGTAA